The Pseudomonas rhizosphaerae genomic sequence AGTGCATGGAGATCAGCCAACCGATCAGCACGGGGGCGACGATTGCGCCTATCCGTCCCACGCCCGATGCGAAGCCCACACCGGTGGCCCTGATGGTCGAGGGGTAGAAATCCCCGGCGTAGGCGTAGGCCAGCAATTGCGTGCCCAAGGTCGACGCGCCCACCGTGAACACCACCGCATAGAGCAGGGCAGGCGAGCGTGTGTAGGCAAGAGTGACCAGCGCCAGTGCGCCGATCACGTAAAAGCACACCAGTACGCGCTTGATGTTGAACCTGTCGCCTAGCCAGCCACCGCCCAATGCACCGGCGATTGCGCCAACGTTGAACACGATCACGAAATTGAGCGCCGAGCCCAGGCTGAACCCCGCCATCGCCATCAACTTGGTCAACCAGGAATTGAGCGCATAGACCATGAACAGCCCGGTCATGAACGCCGCCCAGATCATGACCGTGCTGAAACCGCGACCATCGGCGAACAGATTGCGCACGGGAGAATCCTGTTGGTCGAGTATCTCGGGGTTGCCCGCCATCACCGTGTCTTCGGAGATCGAATGGTCAGGGTCGAGCTTTCGCGCAATGTCTCGGAGTTGTTTCTGCTGACCCTGTTTGAGCATGTAGCCGATGGAGTCGGGCATGGTCTTGAGAATGAACGGGATCAATACCACAGGAAGGGCGGCAACGTAGAACACCCATTGCCAGCCATGACTTTCGATGAGCTGTTTGGCGGTGAGGGCAACCAGGATGCCGCCGACCGAGTAGCCGGCAAACACCAGCGTCACCAGGCGTGTGCGCAGTTTCAAAGGCGAGAACTCACCCATCTGCGCCGTGCAGATAGGCAGGACGCCACCAATGCCCAGCCCCGCGATAAAACGCATGATGCTGAAACTGATGGGGTCGTTGGTCAGCCCGGCGCCGGCGGTGAACAGGCTGAACAGCGCGACGCAGATAGCGGTCATCTTCGGGCGCCCGATGCGATCGGCCAGGGTGCCGAGGAAGATCGCACCGAGCATGGTTCCGAACAGCGCCGAGCCGGCCATGATGCCCGCACTGGTCGCTTCGATGTTCATGTCCTTCATGATGGCCGGTAGCGCCGCACCGACGACGGCGAGGTCATAGCCATCGATGACGAGTATCAGCACGCACCAGAACAGGATCAAACCGTGAAATCGGTTGAACCTCGAATCTTTTGCGAGGGCGAATACGTTGACTGACTGCATAGCGTGTCTCCTTCGGTTTTATTCTTGTTTTGAAGTGCACAGGTGTTCTATCGACCAGGCCACGGACGGGGCCATGGCTCGCGTTTGAATATCCTAGGCGCAGGCGTGGAGTAGGCCCATGTCCAAAGTCATCGTTATGACTGAGGTGTTTGGACACTTCCAAAACCGGGAGCAAGCAGGGCAGGCATGCTGCTTATCGATTGGCGAGAACCATGAAACCAGGAAGCCCTGTCAGGCCTGCGATTCATCGGTCCCGGTGCGGCGATAGCATCCAGGACTTACGCCCGTCCACTTCTTGAATGCCCGATGGAAAGCGCTGGCATCCTGAAAGCCGGTCTGCAGCGCCACCTCGTTGACCGTCAGCTCTTCGCGGCCCAACAGATGAATGGCCATGTCCCGGCGCAGATCGTCTTTCAAGCGCTGGTAGTTCAAGCCTTCGAGTTGAAGCCGTCGCTGCAGGGTCGAACTCGAAGTGCCCAGCGTTTTTGCCAACCTGTCGAATTCGGGCCAGTCTTCAGGATGCATACCTCGAAGCCTCTGGCGGACTTTCGCGCCAGTGCTTTCATCGTTGCGGTACTTGACCAGCAGGTTGCCAGGCGACTCGTCCAGAAAGCTCGCCAGGTGTGCAGGCGTTTGAACCACCTTGAGGGCCAAGAGACTGCGATCGATCCGCACGGCGGTCTGGGTGGCTCCGAACGTCAAGGACTCGCAAAAGCGCAGGCGGTAGTCGCTGTCATCCGCCGGCTGGGCCGGCCGGAAGCTGATGCCCTGGATCGGCAGCCGTCGGCCGCCCAGCCAGCAGAGCAACCCATGCACGAGAATGAGCCAGGTGCCGTAGCTGAACAGGCGCCTCTCGATGCCGCAATCATGAATGATCAGAACCGCCCAATCCCCTTCGTATGTCAGCTCGCCGTGGATATCGTCCAGCGCCATGCGCAGAAACGCCAGAATCCGACGCAACGCCTGTTCAAGGGAGTGACAGCTCAGGGCGACATGGCACAGCAGGCGGAAGCTGCCCCGGCGCAAGGGATGGCTGTCGATGGCGAAAAACTCGTCGTCCAGCACATCGGCAAGAGCGATCCAGAGTCGAGAAAACGCCACCGCGGAAACTCTCGCCTGGGGCGCATCGAGCAATCCCGGGTCGATGCCTGCTGCCCGCAGCACTGGCTGCACATCGACACCGCGCTGCAGGGCGCCGAACAGGGCTTCGTGCACCAGACTCATCGACGTGGTGCCTTTGTCTGCGATTACTGCCATGACCTGTCCATGTAAGCACTCCGCACCCGTGTTGAACCGCGCTTTGCAAGCTAAACAAACTTGAAAGTGCAGGCAATCGGCACTTCAACACGGGTCAAATAATTATTGGCCAATTGCTGCGCCTCATGCAGGTATATACTGCAATTCCACCGTCTTGTAGAACGCCGAGTGAGTTTCCATACTCGGTCACCCTTATGACCGACTGGAGAACCCCATGGCCGCAGTGATCCGTTTCAATCAACCGGGCGAACCTTCCGTGCTGTGGGAGGACACTGTGGCCGAGCAGGCGCCGGGGGAGGGGCAGGTGTGGCTGCAGCAGGCGGCCATTGGCGTGAATTACCTCGACGTCACCCAGCGCAACGGTGCGGTCAAGCTGCCGCTGCCATCCGGCCTCGGCCTGGAAGGCGCCGGCACCGTGGTTTCGGTGGGGCCTGGTGTCACCCACGTGCAGCCGGGCGATCGCGTCGCCTATGCCACAGGCCCGCTGGGCGGCTATGCGGCGCAGCGGCTCTATCCTGCGGAACGTCTGGTGAAGCTGCCCGCTGGCGTCAGCTTCGAGCAGGCGGCGGCAGTACTGTTCAAGGGCATCACAGCGCAATACCTGCTCAAATCCACCTACCCCGTAGGTCCGGAAACGACGATGCTGCT encodes the following:
- a CDS encoding MFS transporter yields the protein MQSVNVFALAKDSRFNRFHGLILFWCVLILVIDGYDLAVVGAALPAIMKDMNIEATSAGIMAGSALFGTMLGAIFLGTLADRIGRPKMTAICVALFSLFTAGAGLTNDPISFSIMRFIAGLGIGGVLPICTAQMGEFSPLKLRTRLVTLVFAGYSVGGILVALTAKQLIESHGWQWVFYVAALPVVLIPFILKTMPDSIGYMLKQGQQKQLRDIARKLDPDHSISEDTVMAGNPEILDQQDSPVRNLFADGRGFSTVMIWAAFMTGLFMVYALNSWLTKLMAMAGFSLGSALNFVIVFNVGAIAGALGGGWLGDRFNIKRVLVCFYVIGALALVTLAYTRSPALLYAVVFTVGASTLGTQLLAYAYAGDFYPSTIRATGVGFASGVGRIGAIVAPVLIGWLISMHLPLEQNFMAIALAGLIGAVAVSLINQSLADSSQTRSAKRSASNAHTAALNPEISKPT
- a CDS encoding AraC family transcriptional regulator yields the protein MAVIADKGTTSMSLVHEALFGALQRGVDVQPVLRAAGIDPGLLDAPQARVSAVAFSRLWIALADVLDDEFFAIDSHPLRRGSFRLLCHVALSCHSLEQALRRILAFLRMALDDIHGELTYEGDWAVLIIHDCGIERRLFSYGTWLILVHGLLCWLGGRRLPIQGISFRPAQPADDSDYRLRFCESLTFGATQTAVRIDRSLLALKVVQTPAHLASFLDESPGNLLVKYRNDESTGAKVRQRLRGMHPEDWPEFDRLAKTLGTSSSTLQRRLQLEGLNYQRLKDDLRRDMAIHLLGREELTVNEVALQTGFQDASAFHRAFKKWTGVSPGCYRRTGTDESQA